A section of the Leucoraja erinacea ecotype New England chromosome 31, Leri_hhj_1, whole genome shotgun sequence genome encodes:
- the LOC129712160 gene encoding ganglioside GM2 activator-like: MLHIFKTKSSAIKVIVAIVFGLGCVSTSHVDWSQKAESRSLATFSWANCGSETAPAVLEALSIQPDPIVLPGDLQASATGSSSVILTTPLTANVTLYKEVGVWVKIPCIDEIGSCTYNDVCELLNMLIPPGQSCPEPLFTYGLPCHCPFKAGKYSLPNTNFNIPYVEFPYWMTNGNYKAKVMLSSNGDELACVKLTFSLKSD, from the exons ATGTTGCAC atctttaaaacaaaatccaGTGCAATTAAAGTCATTGTTGCAATCGTCTTTGGTTTGGGATGTGTCTCAACGTCTCATGTGGACTGGTCACAGAAAGCTGAGAGCCGCTCGCTG GCCACGTTTTCCTGGGCTAACTGTGGGAGTGAGACGGCACCTGCAGTCCTTGAGGCTCTTTCAATTCAACCTGATCCAATCGTACTTCCTGGGGACCTTCAGGCCAGTGCAACAGGTTCCTCCAGCGTTATTCTTACAACACCTCTAACG GCTAATGTAACGTTGTATAAGGAagttggagtgtgggtgaaaattCCGTGTATTGATGAGATTGGAAGCTGCACGTACAATGATGTCTGTGAACTGCTGAACATGTTGATCCCACCTGGACAGTCCTGCCCCGAACCACTGTTTACATACGGCCTCCCATGTCACTGTCCCTTTAAAGCG GGTAAGTACTCTCTGCCAAATACCAACTTCAACATCCCTTATGTTGAATTTCCGTACTGGATGACCAATGGGAACTACAAGGCTAAGGTAATGCTGAGCAGCAACGGAGATGAGCTGGCATGTGTCAAACTCACCTTCTCCCTGAAGAGTGACTGA